From the Papaver somniferum cultivar HN1 chromosome 2, ASM357369v1, whole genome shotgun sequence genome, the window GATTCGTgaaattccaaaaccctaatttagtcgTAACCATTAAAAAGAGGTCCTAACGATCAAAAAAGAAAGAATAGGTTTTGTGATCAAGAACAGGAGCAAGTATATATACTGTCGTGTTCTTCATCACCAAACCtagaaacagtagcagaaaaagAAGATCAAACAAAAGTGAATGGAAGCTAAAAGAATGCCATACCTAAATCAGAAGCGTTACGATGGAAGTAAAGACGATCCGCGAAAACCTGATGAACAACAACAACTGAAGACTTCCGATTTTTATGACTCTGAACAACACCAACAAGAGTTATTGGCTAAAGAacaaaagagaagagaagaaagaagaaaatttttagAGAATGAACTGACAAGAGAATGAAGGGGGGATAAAATTTATTTCAATAGCATCCTCTCCCCTATTTATAGCATGCAAGAAACTGAAACCGTCCCATGATTCGAGAAGGAGTTATTTCTAGtagtgggaaacgtgccctaaaatctaggagaagttattaagGAGAGATGAAGAATATGAGAAGATAGTTTTCTTCTAACTTTGACCGACACCCAAAttagaagaaaaggggcaaattgtatacacataattcatcactCGCCACGTGTCTAAGGAGTCACACGTGGAAGACCCACAGCTTGAGACATCAAGGCACGATGCCACGTatcaacacccaaggggtatCTGTCATCTATATATAATCATCATCGAACTGATATGATGGCTAAGAATCACGGAGCACCGAAAGAACGAGCCACCGCGAAGTACTGAAGAACACCCGAAGACCTGCTTTATCCCATCTCGAGGAAGATCCAAAATCAATGGTGAGGATTGGTCTCACTGACGAGGAAGGGACAAGGGAACCCGACACCTATCTGACGCGTGAGGACCATCCCAACCACCCACATTAAATACCCTAAGCATAGGGTACGTGTCAATCAGCTTGTGGAAGAAAAAGAGGAAACCCTTCGCTGCCGCACATGACCGTTGAAGCATTCGGTCAAGAACAAAGATATCGGCGGGATTAGCACAGAaatcaagaagataaggttgcaactgtCTCTAACAGTGGACCCCATGTATcgtccctataaatacccctatcCACTAAGAGAGAGGAGGTCGACCATTTTTTAGTAGGAACAGGAGATCTTAAAGAGAGAGAatataggaagagtaagtatgatttCCATTTTCCCCTTAGCTTCGTGATTCAGAGAACCGCTCAACTATCATTGTAACTCTTCATTACATAGTGAAACTccaacccccgtggatgtaggccttactgaaccacgtaaatcattgtctcatttacattcaacACTTTACTTTTTGTCTTATTGTTATGTTTTGATCATATGCATGGTTCGATCTAATCCTCTGTGACCAGACGATGACGAGTCCTAAGGCTCAAAGTCTAATAGGCTTCGAACTCATAACATCTTATGTGTATTTCATTCCTCTTATTGATTTTATATAAAGTGCGAATATTTTTTGTGAGCACGTGTATGCCATCgtaatttatgtgttcacaagaaGAAATTGAACAGAGGGTAAGGTCTGGTGGTGATACGAAGGTTGTATGCTGGTGCAGTAGCAGCAATTTGGTGCAAGAATGAATGTTTAAGATTACATATGTATGTTAGGATACAGGTTGTATAGGAATTGAAGATAAATGAGGCCGGGATTTGGCCGGGAAAACAACCTGAAAACAGAGGAAACTCGGCCAGTTTGCTGCTCTGACGAGTCAACTCGTAGATTCACATGAATCGTAAAACCTAACTCAGTGAAAAAGATCCAGTCAGCCGACTCAACCCTGATGAAGAAAGTTGATTGAGCAGCCTGACGCACTCCCTTGACCGTTAGAAGACCATAGATGACTGTTATCCAAAACAGCTCCGTCAGTTTTGACTCTAGTAACCTGAACACTATCCCGGTGCCGTTTTGTCATGTAACCGTTGTCGTACAGGAGTGCCCTTATCATTCTACTAGTGGTAGTTGTGATTGGTAGCCCTTAGTTATGAGTGGGTGTGTTTATCACTTGTAAAGAGTGAGTTAGATGTAAACATATGGTGGGATTGTATCCGTTAAATGCTAGGGGTTAGATTTCCCTTACTTTATAAGCAAAACCATCCTGTAATGAAGAGTATAAAAATTATTAATCCAAAAACAGAACTTTGTTCTTAGGTTGTGTTCATTTGAACCAGATAAGCTCGATTCTtcggaattgggagaggtttatcctcaatctATCAACCCTACCTTGTCGCTGTATtcaggtacatgacaattggtatctaAAGCCGTTCGATTCTGCGATTTTTCTTCAATGGAGGTTGCAGATATGGAGGAATCTTATCCAATGGAATTCACTGAAATTGGATTATTATCACAGAAGATTTATACCTTGGGAAGATTTCTAGATGCAGTATCAGAGAAGCTGGAGGGTGAATTTATTCGACCTCCTAATCAGGTAACTTCATGGATGAATATCTTATCAAGGGAAATCAAGGAAATACTAGTAATAGAGCGAAGATTATATGATGAGAATTCAGAAGAAAGTATGGGATTGCTCCAATCAGTGGTTCAACAATTGAAAACGGTGAAGAAATACATCGGTGACCGCATGGAACCAACTCATGTTGATTCAGAGTTAGTAAGTGATTTCGCTCAGAAATCTTCAATTTCATCAATGAAATAGGAAGATGATTCTCTCGATTGCTGCGATGAGTtaattccttcttttttattcgatgaagaagaggatgatTCTCATATTACAGAAATCACCAAAGCTGAAGTGAATGATGTCGACAGAGAGAACCATGTGCTGAAGGAGATTATTTATGAGAACCTTGAAACCTTAAGGGAATTAATCATGATCCACATCGAGTTGAATTGTAAGGATTTCTTTAATCTCCTTTTTGATTTTACTCGTTCATTATTCGATCGAGGAAAGAAGATTGATCTCAGTTTAGGGAATTCTGCTTTTGCCAAATGTTATTCTGAAATTGGGTCTAAATTTGATGTGTGCTTGAAATTGTTAGAAGGATACTATAGGGAACTTGTTTAATAATTGAATTCATAAACATGGGTACTGGCCATATTCATGGTTCAGAGATCAAATTGCTTGTATGTTAGCTAGTGGTAGTGTCTTTGGTACTGCCTGGCAGTTGTTTGTTAAAATGCTATTAATGGATATTGTGTGTTGTGAGCACAATTTTTTTTAACCACACACTTCCTACTGGGTTAAATTGTTACCATTCTTTCAAACATGCGGATAAAGTATATGATCGTGGAAAAGAGTTTCATCTTATTCAGGGGTTATCATCTTTTACTGATGTTTCTAGACACTATTTCGATCCAACTACTTCTTGTTTGATTGTAATGGCCAACTTCAAGGGTTATTCTATTCGTGAACCGGTTAACAGGCATGGTTACCAATCAGATTGGTTGTTTGGTGAATCAAATTTGGGTAAGGTTTGTTACAAATGGATTGTTGGTACATGTCTGTTCCTGATTTTCAATTCTCTCCATAGTGTGTTTGATCGTGGGAAAGAGATGTCTTGCATTCCTACACTTGATTTTACATTTGGACATCAAATGAATGTGTGGGTTATGGACTTCATGTTACCTGGGTTGATTACACCTAATGATATTGGTGATAGCAGTAACTTACTTGTCAAACTGTTGCAAAGGAGAAATTATACCAACAATTTGTTGTTGCTTCTGTGGGTACAAATTGGTGGATTTCATACTGTTTATAAATTCTTATATTGTTGTGAATGGTTGCAGTTCAAAATGTTTGCTCAAAATCCTGAGATGTTGGGAAATGCATGTTCTCCTTTGCAGCTGAAGTGTTGTCAGGCGTTAATGAAACTGCAACTCGAGGCCCTAGTTCTTCATGTATTGATAATTACTATGGATCCTTGTAATGGGTTTAGATCCTATATTGCATCAGTTGACAGGGTCTCTTTCCATTTGCTTAAAGTTGTAAGTTCAGCAGCTGACCTTGTTGAAATTCATGTTTCTACTTCTATATTGATGCTGACACCATTCAAAAGTTGTTTTAGCTTCTTCAGACCTTTTCAAATGATTGATAACAGGAATACGACGAGTTACCAAGTAGTATTTATCATCAAGTTTGCTCGCTGGATATATGATAGAGAAAAGTTGTTCGCTAGTCAAGGGTATTCTTCTTTCGCTGCTACTTATGAATGTTGTGTTGATGATCGAGTCACCTTTTTTGGGGTGGTGTCAACTTGGATGGATGAACACGGTTATGAATCTGTATACGAGCTGATTTTGGAGTTTGGGTaccattttaatttttaatttgagtCTTCAAATGGGCTTTTGTTGGCTGCAAATGGAATCAATCGTAGTGCTAGCGAGCTGTCTGATGAAGTGCCCGAGAGGAATCTCAGCAGTATTATGCTCCTTGTATGGAAGAGAGGAAATCGTCTGTGTTATCTTTGATGTTGCATTTTCAATATCAGGGCTCAACACATAAAGCCACTTCGGTTGATCACTTCAACTGTGCACTCTCATGGGTACAAGTTTATTTCTGCACAGTCTCTTGATTGCTTCTGTTTCTACCAAGTTGGAGTTCCTTCGCAGATAACTGTGTTGCTGTGGGTAGGGTACTTGCAGTGGAAATTCAAAATTTTTTCAACTAGGTGGTTTAGTGTGCGAAATGTTAGGTGGGTTGATAATATTTTTATCTCTGTGGGGGGCCTTGATATCAACTAGAATTATAAGAGGGACTGCATCTGCGAAGCTGAGGTCCGTAAGCAGATTGTAGCCGTTCTCCTGCGAAAAAAAAGCTGGGACCTGACCACTGCAATAAAAATTTTAAGTACTGCCCAAGGGTGGAGGAGCTTAAAGCATAACCTACTCATTGCATGGCAAGTGAGTACTATACCTGTTCTGAATGGTACTAATTCAATGTGCAAGGGTGGTGAATTTCAGTTAGTGCACCCACACTTGATGGCAACTTATAAGTGGATGGCCCTAACATATAGTTTGCAACAGTTTCCTATCTTTTTAACAACCAGGGTTGCTGAAATCAACTTTTGCTTATCCATGCTTATGTTATTCCTTGCAAATAAGAAGACAGAGAACTGTGGATACACCCATTGTGCGGAACTATACAAGATCACCAATCAGTCAAGACTTTATAGCTACACTTGAACCAACACTTACTTGGATTCTTAATTTATTAGTTGTTGTTCATGAGTGCACTGGAAGTCGTGACCATAGTCAGGACTGATAATTCAAGTGATGCTTACCAATCCGGGAGTTGTGCAGATATGAAAACTCCATCGGGCAACAACATGAGGGACCAACAATTGTGAAGGATGGCAATAAACAAAAGCTTGAGCAGCAATTACATGGTCTGCAGTTCCCTAGTGGCACGACATTTGAGGAAAATCAGTGCCGCTCTAattccatccttgaggacaaggatgttttggaGGGGAAGGTAATGTCATGTAACCGTTGTCGAACGGGAGTGCCCTTATCATTCTACTTATTAGTATCTAGTGTTAGTTGTGATTGGTAGCCCTTAGTTATGAGTAGGTGTGTTTATCACTTGTAAAGAGTGAGTTAGATGTAAACATATGGTGAGATTGTAGCCGTTAGATGCTAGGTTAGATTTCTCTCGCTTTATAAGAAAAACCAGCCTGTAACGAAGAGTATAAAAATTATTAATCCAAAAAAAGAACTTTGTTCTTAGGTTGTGTTCATTTGAACCAGAGAAGCTCGATTCTTCGGAATTGGAAGAGGTTCATCCTCAATCTATCAACCCTACTTTGTCACTGTACTCAGGTACATGACACGTTTCAGATCGGATTCTAgtgatcccgagaacttttcCGGCGACCCAAAATAACAGATTTTTGTGTGAGTTTCTCTCATGGGATGTGAAGACTTTGATTTGGAATTGGATGAAAAATTAAGCTTGAACTTGGAAAGAGCAGATGTAAGATTTGatgaagacttggatttggaagttgagctacaaagggaaagagattctattcctaagaggatttcaagcaaattgaagcctataaatagagaagttctctacttttctgtACACTTCTACACTTTTACACCTTTACACacaccaaattttggtttttgtttgctttctcttttccttattttttgtgaaCGTCAAAACCATGAGTaggtaattttcttattgattgaggatgaattcctagttcttaacatgctttgagttttgttttaaatctactttgaagttttcacatgattatcgtttgtttttgctaataagaatgtttatgcttgattgatagattgtttaggtggtcaactaaattgatttgttaatttgatctaaagctagtgaaaattagggaatacgtaatcgtttcttgactctttacacaagtagaaaacacgagaccttgcagagggattatgtggagcaattgtgtgtgaatacaatgctagaaagtggaccgagcgaaccgagtctaactactagtactaaacctaaattcataaatcttaatgcattcgtgggaattacatcttgtaagcaaacctcaaggtggttcttttgaatagaatctgataactaagcgaaACTGTTACTCAATGAAAcgaggaattttggggttagctaagcgaacctgctatcctacggttggtgataatctgtgattaataaaaagtggaaaagaacataacttgaaatattgttttgcaacgaagaaggattcccgtatcttgtctctcttattgatttcaactttatcttttaattgctttgtttattttctttttctttataaaagctaaaacaaaacccccattttgtgacattataagacaactaaaacctctttctcctcgtgggaacgaacttaactaccaccatattacttgttaattgagttgaaaaatattcactaattttttgtggttacgacacgcatcagcaagattcggttttcataattccagtaaatgtttgtccaatattttccgaaatctctcaacagAAAAtgtccaattagtaaatgcacattactaatttttattctctagaaataTGAATTTAATTGCTGGTCACTAAAAACATAtataaccaaaaaccttaattaaaagattcttaattaatttcggtacaggatctccttgagtactaaggaacatctttgaacaataaatttaAGAGTTATTGTCCGCTTCTAAAGTATATTGAAATCTTTTCTCTGTAAATCATCTTcatatttacattcttggaatcgattataccacacttccaaacaagtttagaattggttcacctgtgatcagttctaccaatcactaggatcggttataccctaatttggaaacacttttgatcggtcacaccagtcactatgACCGGATACACCAAATACCAGGACctgttaccatattctcatggtattgtgtaatcggtcacaccagtcactatgATCGGATACACCAaataccaggatcggttacactaattactaggaccggttacaccaattacaatgaTCGATTACACAACCTCTGTGAACGGTCATACCAATTAGTAGGATTTGTCAcactaattacaaatatcgatcataccatctcaggtgattacttaggatcggttacactaattaatcaaaactagtcatactaAATCTTAAGTCAGGCAttctgattagttataccaagatacataacaaagttgcgatcggttctaccatctaacacatattggtaatccaaagatctAAAATGAATAGATGTACCAATAagtctagcgatttccctttcgattcataaaacaagttcatgaatgtacttcttttaaacaaatgtaaaacattgtttcctaggatgaaatcttcaccattacccattcacataatcataacaacattGATAAGATTATGTCAatttcatatctacgaagttcaaaagataagcgttatacttcgtagtctattccctaatactatgatcatgtgatcatgtctcaatACTAGACTAATATATCcaatatacagcttcgcagttttattttcaatatagtacttgaaagatacgttaggaatgaaacagttcaagtcaatattactaacctcaagaggaaggatgatgtcgtcgttatatctcattacttcttcacattctttaggtcttcgagtaatacttgtatgtctcaacattcctatactttttattataacctaaacgaagttgtctctagtacataataaagCGACTCGTAGATGAgctttgacacactaaaatatgacaacgaaacttaacataccaatgcttggtgggttcaaccgagctatgctctaacacacactatggtcataatatgAATAATGTCCATTTtcaaactcagtcggatattcattgtattggctattataatatcAGTTCGACATTTTATTGTGCACGTGCAAATGCAAGGTTGACTAAAATGGGTAAGCTCAGGTtaccacaacaaaatatacctacagtcaaagactggtcaaaggcacaaggctgaggtttgtggactttcagcgggtaactcccataaggcccaaggtaCGGGTTCAGCTTACTAATCCACGAATTTTCCTAAACTCGGTAGTCTGATGATGCAACTGGTGTGTGcacgttttttttttatataaataaaatactaaaaaaataaataaacaaacaatatatacaagtccaaaaataaagaaaagaaaaactaagaaaaacaaaataaataaaaatcttggatttttttgtaatttttttaggcAAGTCCAACTTTCCACTTTTAGCTTCAAGCAAAACCTACACGCCAAAAAGAAAAATACCCAAagtaaaatattacaaaataaataaaataaaataaataaacctaaaaaaataaaatttgaaacctaatctaaaaacaagtccgcgccggcgacgccaaaaattgatgtgttgtgATAGTGGTAAGAAAATTGTCGTCAACTCAACTTGTTGAGATTGGTTTTAAGACTTAAAAagagaaaacactaaaaacaaagaTAATATTTACACGATATTGTAACAACATCGAGAGGTTACTGAGGCTcatgattccaccattaatcaaaatTTATTTGTTCAAATAAGtgattcataacaattctagctctttggtagattcttattcttttccaaggtagatttctgatatattagatgtaaatcacaagcatggtgtatcaaaagctttTACGTCTAAACATACACCATAAAACGAAATCAcgactaattagtgaaaatcataaatcaattaaaataagtgcaaaaagtcataaggaatcaattatagttaccaaacaattgtgaaataaggcttcctctgTCGTCGCAGtgatggggtttaactcatcatgctcaaaacacactcataagatagaaacatggctcaaagggtgtttttattgagagaaataataatacagTGAATCCGCAACACTTAATGGTCGTTACAGAAATCACCATTACAATATGTGTttcaaaatgaagataaacatgGCTAACGGACTGTTACTGAATAGTTTGAATGATACTACACTATATGCGATGTTCTCTACAACTATGTTCTTCAacttagggttcttgagaacgacactaCTGATATGTCCTccgcaactcttcttcttcctcttctctgctgCTACTGCAGAATCACTCTGCAATGATTTTTATTGTTCGAAAACTACCACCAACTCTCGTCCACCCTTTCTGACACTTCTCTCATATTTATACACATAGAAACCTTCTGGGACAAGAAATATCGATGaaatcttctcttttgtttctccggAAGCCACGTGATTTCTTCCCTCTTTTACTTCTTTTACCCGTCAGTGGGTGGCTTCAAAATCTCTCTATGATAGAAAAAAATCTAGCAGAGGATATTCTAGCCTCATCTTCACACCCTACTTccacaaataaaatcaaatataCCCGAGAAAACTTTACCTCCCTGTTTTATCGAAAACACAcagaaatcttctattttctcgaAACCAAACTCCTTATAATTCCTGTTTAGATAAACAATGCCCAAACCAACCAATCTTTGTGAGAAAGTCCGAGTAAATATCACCTAAGTCCAATCCATCAATTCTACATGCGGTGAAGAATTATGCCATGTTTCTCGTAAATCAAaccattttttcctttttaatcgaGTCTGAAGCAAGCACCGATCCTGTTTAGTTCTAACAGGATCATCCTAATCCAAAACAGAGACCAAATCCGATTGAAATTCTTCACAACTTCTTCAGGAACCGTGAAACTCTCCACAGCCCTGTTTTGATTAAACTCGGTGATCTAGCCCAATCTAGTTGATCTAAACTACCATACCATCTCTGTTATGCTCTAAAAGGTCCAACCAAGCCAATGTTAATGTTGAATTCGTAATTTTCAAGCATCACTTATTGGCATTAGCATGACACACAATTATGACCCTCTTTTTCTGAATTTGTACCCGTTTACATATTTAAGAATTAGAAAATTTTGCATTTGTAGAAAGGACTTTTACCAATTAAGTATTCATGTTGAATATCAAACTTAATTCATCTTAATTATACATAGGATTGCAGCTGTCGGTTCTCCCATTTAAGTCGGTTTCTTACTTTCCTTCCTCAAGTCACCTTGGGATGCAACATTGTGCAGTTGTACAAAATATTACCAATATAACTGCCAGTAGACTATTGTCTTGTCCCATTTTGTAATCAGTTTTAACAATCTTAATGGGTTAATAGACCGGCGTTGAACTCTAAGACCCTTCCCTGGCTCGTCCATGGAAATACAGTGAGTAGGTAGAGAGCGTCATCCTAGGCAACGTCTGTTCTTTAGTTGCATATATATCTGACAGAACCAAGCACGTTTGACCTTCCTGATGCCCTATCGTCTAATATATCTTCTGGATCATCAATTTTCACACATAGATTAAGGGCTATTAACACAGGAAAACACTTTCAGTACGAAATATGTTAATGCGGTAACATGAAAATTAAAGTTCGATGAAGGCTACGTtcaaaaagatgatcaaatggaGAAAACTCTCCTTTTGGCTTTTTTCCTGTAGTCATCTTTCAATATTATCATGTTTCAAATAGTTAATACCTCATCTGAATAGGAAACTAAAAAAAATGATCACCTTCAGTACAATCCTACCAAAACCAACCCCTTATGGCTGCTCAACAAAGCAAACTGACAGGCAAAAATTCTGGTTCTTCATTCAAAATTTTCACCGAATAGAAAGGATAGTAATCTTACCAAATAAATAAAGCACTTGACATATGATGGCATAGATAAGGAAGGTAACTATCTTTCTTGCAGATTGTTAAGGCTTCAATTCAAACAAAAGCCCAAAATAGAAGAAGCTAAATAATTAGCCTAGATGACACAGTTGATGCCACCAAAATGGTTGAAGTGTTGCTGCTAATTTTTAGTACGAAGAATACTACTTTAATTTAATTCTTGGCATTTTTGCTGAAGTGGAATGGGTGATGTGAGAATCAGAATAAAAAGTTAATAACCTATATTAATAATGGGGAtataaataaaattgttacctgTTTGCAATGTACAGCAAAATCCTTAATGTTAATCAATGGAATAGTCTGATACTCCGAACCAGGCTATTCCAATGGCTTTAACAGGTGGTTGTCCCTGCATAAGTGATAAGATGTTAGTTGAGTTGGCATATTGTTGCCTTGTTCTGGATCGAGTTTGAGATTGCTGGCGTATaaatagaaaacctaaatacAGAATTAGGAAAAAACCAAAATGAAAtttcacaaaaaaataaatataaactaaATTATAATGCTCAAACAATTTCACCGCcaatccatcaacaaaaacagAAACCACTGCTACCCACCAAAATCGGGAGGAATGTCAGTATAATTTAtgtatttcaaattcaattaaaGAAGACCAAGAAACTTATCAGCAAAATAAGTtgttcaattaaaaaaaaaaaaaagctcttGACTTGTATTTCGTTAAGTGGACATTCAAGGTGATTTGTTACTTTTTAATTTCTAATTTGGATTATGGTATAGGTATTTCAAATGCTGGAAGTGTTCCGATATAGCATCCAAGGCAAACACCGTGTGCTGTATAGTCATCTTTCAAGCATAATGCTGATTTTTCAAAGCATGAAACATAAAAACAACAGTTCCAAAATAAGGTAATTTAATAAAACCCCAAAATCTAATATTTCACGTTCTATAGTTACTTCAAAGTGGCTGAAAGTataaaactgaaaataaaatagatcGACTGCAAAATATAATTAAACTGCACATAAGTCTATATACCAGTGTGCACAAATGAATGATTTTCCTTTCAAATGAATGGATCGAGTAGCTTGTGTGAAGTATAAATGTTCGTGTTGCTACACGTaccaaaaatccaaaaagaaCTTGCCAAGAAAATTCAGTCGTACAATATTAGTTCGTCTCCGTTGGAACTTTCAGCTCCATTATGTGATTGCAAACCCTTTTAATCACACATTAAAAGGACCAACACATCTGCTAAAAAGGATAATCAAAAGAATGAATCTAtcgaaagaaaaaaatctaaaacgtAAAAATGCATTGATTCATCCATTCATAGGATGATGAAATCGCAAAAAGCCATgggtcaagaaaaaaaaattaaaccacaAAAAGTATAAATTTATCACCTTTTCAGTACAGGGCATCACCCAATTTCTTCCGTGCGAAATTCTATCAGAAATTCTATTGAAATAACTTTTCATGTGAATATCTATTAGTCATCCCATTCACATTAACATTTGCAGGGCTAACAGATTCGAGGATACCTGCAAAGCTACAGCATATCGTTgattaacaaaacaaaaacaaaaaaataaaaagctgCCATTAGAAGAGAAAAGTGGTGTTCTTATGACCCATATAAAATGGTGTTGTTTTTACTGCAATTACCAATAAGCAATAACTTGTGTAAGCTAAAAAATAGGAAACTGCAGATTAGGTCCTCCAAATGAGGGGAACGACGTATCTGGTATATAGA encodes:
- the LOC113349855 gene encoding uncharacterized protein LOC113349855 — protein: MANFKGYSIREPVNRHGYQSDWLFGESNLGKVCYKWIVGTCLFLIFNSLHSVFDRGKEMSCIPTLDFTFGHQMNVWVMDFMLPGLITPNDIGDSSNLLVKLLQRRNYTNNLLLLLWVQIGGFHTVYKFLYCCEWLQFKMFAQNPEMLGNACSPLQLKCCQALMKLQLEALVLHVLIITMDPCNGFRSYIASVDRVSFHLLKVEYDELPSSIYHQVCSLDI